CCAAATTGCTGAGCAGCATATTGAGTCGCGGATTGGATGCGAAGAAATCCCGATGCACGTGCATGAATCTCCAGAACAGCCCGTCCCAGGTCTCTTGCCATTCGCCTTTGGGATAGTCGCTCATCTTCATCAGGTAATTGCTGCTACTGATGTAGGGTTTGGTCGACATGAGTCCGCCATCTGCAAACTGACTCATGCCATAGACATTAGGCACCATCACCCAGTCATAGGCATCGATGAATAGCTCCATGAACCAGCGATAGACTTCGTCCGGATCGAACTCGCAGAGCAACATGAAATTGGCCAGTACCATCAGTCGTTCGATGTGGTGGCAATATCCTGTCTTCAGCACTTTCCGAATGACATTGTCCACCGGGAGAATGCCCGTTTCTCCGGTATAGAAGCTCTCTGGGATCTTGCGCTCGAATCCCCAGAAGTTCTTTGTGCGTTCTTCTACACCCTTAGCGATGTACACCCCTCGGATGAACTCCCTCCAGCCGATGATCTGTCGTACGAATCCTTCGGTGGAATTGATGGGTACATCATGCTCTGCGGCATATTCCAGAGCTTTGTCCAATACTTCTTGCGGGCTGATCAGACCCACATTGAGCATGGGCGTGAGTACAGAGTGATGGAGTATGGAGGCATCTTTCACGATGGCATCCTCATAGGGTCCGAATTCGTGGAAGCGGTGTTCCAAGAATTTCTTCAACCACTTTAATGCCCCCTCTCGATCATGCGGATACAGGGGCGTGTCTTGGACCTCACCGGGATTATCGGCAAAGTGCTCTTCGACATAGCTTTTGGCTTCTTTGAAATAAGAGTCGCTGTCCGGAAATGAAATACTAGGCGGTGTTTTGCTCTTGGGGTATTTCTTG
The Flavobacteriales bacterium genome window above contains:
- a CDS encoding cryptochrome/photolyase family protein; the encoded protein is MKELGLIFPHQLFDDLPWDTDLPIVMVEEHLFFRQYAFHKQKLVFHRASMRAYADRLSDSGYEVEYLDCRSDHNDIRDLIAALAERKVERVHYMDPCDDWLEKRLQAKCRDHDISLKEYASPMWLNTKDELSDFFRSDKKKFFQTTWYKDERKRRGILLTQDGGPQGGDWTYDKENRKKYPKSKTPPSISFPDSDSYFKEAKSYVEEHFADNPGEVQDTPLYPHDREGALKWLKKFLEHRFHEFGPYEDAIVKDASILHHSVLTPMLNVGLISPQEVLDKALEYAAEHDVPINSTEGFVRQIIGWREFIRGVYIAKGVEERTKNFWGFERKIPESFYTGETGILPVDNVIRKVLKTGYCHHIERLMVLANFMLLCEFDPDEVYRWFMELFIDAYDWVMVPNVYGMSQFADGGLMSTKPYISSSNYLMKMSDYPKGEWQETWDGLFWRFMHVHRDFFASNPRLNMLLSNLDKMGKDTLNDHLERADTFLESL